Part of the Tolypothrix sp. PCC 7910 genome, CCTATTCAAGACACCTCGCTTTCAATTTGGTTGATTTCTTTTAAAGGTTGCCAGCCTGGTTGCCACTGAGAGTTATCTTGTAATAATTTGGCATTCATCCAAAAACGGACGTTTGGGTCACAAGCTGCAACTAATTCTGCATAAACCCATTTACCCTGATTTTTGCGATTAACAACTTGGAAGTGTCGCCAACCATCTACTTTTTGCTGGGCTGTCCACTTAGAACCCAAAAGGTAAGGAAATTTCTGTTTTTTAGGCATACTTAATTAATTATTTGTTAAATTTATACTTCTCACTCCACACTTTAACCGTCAGCCTTCAGTTAACTAAATCGCCATTCAGGTCAAAAGTTTGACAATGTATTTCACCGTTCTGCTCAACACATAATGCAAACCATTTAATGTGGTTCCAGCAAGTGTTAATGTTATTGGTGATTTTGCGTTTTTCTTGCCAAGGCGTTGCTGCACAACTTCATTGGGGCAAAGAATTTGCAATGTGCCAGTACCATCTTCATGATTGAGAATGCGAAACAAACAATCTTGTAAAATGGCACGGCTGCTACTGTCAAAAAAACGTTTGAAACGCTGTAGCTTCTCGCCCTCTGTCATTTGGCTAATGCGTTTTTGGGGAAATAACTCCTCTGCGTCATAATCAAAGTTTTCATCTTCAAAGTTGTAGGGATCAATCATCTTCAATATTAATTATGCGACCTGGGATAGTCTAATTGCTGATTTCTGAGTAAGATAAAGGAGTAAATAGTATTTTTATTAATTCTAATTTCAGCAATAATACGGTTATATAGTAATCCTATTTTATTTCTGAAAAAATCTCAGATGTGGCACGGATGCGTTACGCTATCGCTAACGCATCCTACGTGGACTGTCACTTTTTTAAATTGGTATTTAATGAGGCGGGCAAGATGCCCATCCCACAAAATTTAGTAGCAGATTGTAATTTTTTTTGGTAGAGATGATTTTCAGGGTACAAATATTGTGATGACCCTAGTGACTTTAGGCGATCGCAGCTACTTTATCTAGTAAGCCTTGAAACATCCGTAAACCATCATTACCACCCAAAACTGGGTCAGAAGCTCGCTCAGGGTGTGGCATCATCCCTAAAACGTTGCCTTGGCGATTACAAATCCCAGCAATGTTATTCAATGAACCGTTGGGGTTCTCACCTGCATAGCGGAAAACAACTTGCCCGTTATCTTCCAGTTCTGCGAGAGTTGCTGCATCGGCGTAAAATCTTCCCTCTCCATGAGCAACAGGCACAGTGATAATTTCATCAGGTGCGTAACTTTGCGTCCAAGGCAAATTGGTACGCTCAACTTTGAGAGGGAGGCGATCGCAGATAAAATGCAAATCCTGATTTCTGGTTAATATACCTGGCAGCAATCCTGCTTCAGTTAATACTTGAAATCCATTGCAAATACCTAAGACATATTTACCCTTTTGGGCGTGTTCAACAACCTGCTGCATCACAGGTGAAAAACGAGCGATCGCACCACAACGTAAATAATCCCCGTAACTAAAGCCACCAGGGATGACAATCACATCTAAATCAGCAATATCCGTCTCTTGATGCCAAACCATGCGAGTCGGTTGCTGTAGCACGTCTCTAGTGACATAAGCAACATCGCGATCGCAATTAGAACCGGGAAAAACAACAACGCCAAATTTTGTCATTTGTTATTTGTTATTTGTCATTTGTCATTTGTCATTCTTACAAAGTTCTGAGCGGAGGTTTCCTCCGCTCAGACTTTGCGCTTTGTCATTTGGCATTTGGCATTTCCTGTCTTAAACACCAAATACCAATTACCAATTACCTAAACCCTAAAACACTCCCGTCTGCGTTTCGACTTCGATTAATTCAAAGCGATAATTTTCAATTACCGGATTGGCTAGCATTTGGTCACAGATGTTATTGAGGTCTTGGCGGGCTTTAGCCTCTTGGGTTGAGGTGATGGTCAATTCAATGTACTTACCAATCCGCACCTGTTCTACGTTGTCGTATCCCATTTGTTTGAGGCCAGATTGTACAGCCACACCAGCTGGGTCTAAAACCGAAGGACGAAGTGTCACGAAAATTTTAGCTAAATACTTCCTTTGCACGGGCTTAACGCTGAATGCTGCGATCGCTATACTATAACTTTCTGTTCCAACTGAGTGAAAATAAGATTAGGAAGCGACTACAGTTAATTTATCAGTTAGCC contains:
- a CDS encoding TIGR02450 family Trp-rich protein, which encodes MPKKQKFPYLLGSKWTAQQKVDGWRHFQVVNRKNQGKWVYAELVAACDPNVRFWMNAKLLQDNSQWQPGWQPLKEINQIESEVS
- the purQ gene encoding phosphoribosylformylglycinamidine synthase subunit PurQ, whose product is MTKFGVVVFPGSNCDRDVAYVTRDVLQQPTRMVWHQETDIADLDVIVIPGGFSYGDYLRCGAIARFSPVMQQVVEHAQKGKYVLGICNGFQVLTEAGLLPGILTRNQDLHFICDRLPLKVERTNLPWTQSYAPDEIITVPVAHGEGRFYADAATLAELEDNGQVVFRYAGENPNGSLNNIAGICNRQGNVLGMMPHPERASDPVLGGNDGLRMFQGLLDKVAAIA
- the purS gene encoding phosphoribosylformylglycinamidine synthase subunit PurS, whose protein sequence is MQRKYLAKIFVTLRPSVLDPAGVAVQSGLKQMGYDNVEQVRIGKYIELTITSTQEAKARQDLNNICDQMLANPVIENYRFELIEVETQTGVF